TGATTTCCGTCTAGCAGACTAACTGTATTGCATCTAAATACTTACATGTGTATGTACAGCTTGATGTTGTCATTGCCAAACATTTTATTGCCTGGGAGATTGCATTGGGGAAATTGGCAAACCCCATCAATTATGCTGCTTTTgtgaaagaaaataaacaggCAAAGGAGGCTGATGGCAAAGAAGGTTTGCAGGAAGCTGGTAGCAATGATGTGGAGCAAGTGGAGGCAAGACAAGGTACATTATATCTCAGTGTTCTAATTTACTGGTGAATGTTAAGGGTAAATGTCATTTGAAATTCTTTTTTAAATGACATTATTGGTACCAAAACTAGTTGTGTAAAGCTGGGAAAAAAACTGTATGCGCCTCTGTTGCAATGCATCTGCTGCTGACCAAGGAGATAGGAAATTTATTTTGTAGTCTTCCAAACCTTACATTGAATGGGTGCTGCTTTGCAAATTTAGTGTTTCCACTGTCCATCCATTTTCCTTATACTTCCCAGATTTTCTTGCTTGATTTCACATGTCCGGGCCATATTACATTTCACAGCCAGTACATCCAAGTCATCTAATGCTTCgtgtaattattttttatcagcGGAAAGTACAGGACTCTGTTCAAGCATACCTCAGGGCCCTTCTAATAAGGATTCCAATAAGAAGCTTCTGATTCTAAATTTGAATGGAGTGCTTATGGTCAGTTCATTATCTAGGAGGACCAGAAATCGTGATTTTAACTTCAGACCAcattgttttgaatttttgcaAGTCTGTTTCTCATATTTTGTGGTGGCAGTTTGGTCATCAAAGCTAAGGTATACGTCAATGTATATTCCAGATTTACTAATTCATACATTATGGCTTCTTTTTATTTAAAAACACTTCATGTGAATGTCATTTTTTTCCAGGCATAATATTGAACCAGTGTTGGAAAGTATATCAACACAAATGAAACAAAGTTTTGAACATAAACTGATTTTTGTCTGGGTGAGGCTTCTTTCGTATTTATTACGCCTTTCAGAGTCAGTCGCTTAGGATCATTTGTGGTAATGTGCAATTGGGGTACTACTGTATTTTGCGGGTTCAACCTCATTGCATTGTCACAGAAACCAAACTTAGGAAAAATTCGGAGAAAAAGATTATGTTCAAGGAACTAAAAAATGTTTGGGGAGATTATAAGTCATACAATAGCTCTAACACAATATTACTTGACGATTCTCCGTATAAATCATTCCTTAATTCTGTAAGCGTACCAACTCAATTTTCTTTGTGTGATATAGTGTTGAATTCCCGTTTAGATGATGCTCTAActtttttcatttgtgaattGTTTAGCCATACAATGCCATCTTTCCCACCAGTTATACATTTTTGACTGTACAAGACAATTATTTAGGTTCGAAGCATTTTTGTTGGCTTTGTAATTTCTATTATTGAAGTAACCTGAGATTGTTCAACTACCCTGAAAACATATATTTGTAGATCCTGAAGGAGCTTTTGTATAGTACTTGAAGAAATTGGCCGATGCAGATAATATACAAGAATTCATCAAACAAAACGCTTTTGGCCAATCACCCATAACAGAAGGCAGTGATGATTGAAACTTTTA
This Coffea arabica cultivar ET-39 chromosome 3e, Coffea Arabica ET-39 HiFi, whole genome shotgun sequence DNA region includes the following protein-coding sequences:
- the LOC140038284 gene encoding uncharacterized protein isoform X2, which codes for MKYPEKEWILLEFFKDEPWTFFLVNHKLKQTDAASCGVFTLKFIQCWAMGCRPKPLDVVIAKHFIAWEIALGKLANPINYAAFVKENKQAKEADGKEGLQEAGSNDVEQVEARQAESTGLCSSIPQGPSNKDSNKKLLILNLNGVLMVSSLSRRTRNRDFNFRPHCFEFLQVCFSYFVVAVWSSKLRHNIEPVLESISTQMKQSFEHKLIFVWPYNAIFPTSYTFLTVQDNYLDPEGAFV
- the LOC140038284 gene encoding uncharacterized protein isoform X1, whose amino-acid sequence is MIAYVKENEVYIVDSMDNEWILLEFFKDEPWTFFLVNHKLKQTDAASCGVFTLKFIQCWAMGCRPKPLDVVIAKHFIAWEIALGKLANPINYAAFVKENKQAKEADGKEGLQEAGSNDVEQVEARQAESTGLCSSIPQGPSNKDSNKKLLILNLNGVLMVSSLSRRTRNRDFNFRPHCFEFLQVCFSYFVVAVWSSKLRHNIEPVLESISTQMKQSFEHKLIFVWPYNAIFPTSYTFLTVQDNYLDPEGAFV
- the LOC140038284 gene encoding uncharacterized protein isoform X7, producing MGCRPKPLDVVIAKHFIAWEIALGKLANPINYAAFVKENKQAKEADGKEGLQEAGSNDVEQVEARQAESTGLCSSIPQGPSNKDSNKKLLILNLNGVLMVSSLSRRTRNRDFNFRPHCFEFLQVCFSYFVVAVWSSKLRHNIEPVLESISTQMKQSFEHKLIFVWPYNAIFPTSYTFLTVQDNYLDPEGAFV
- the LOC140038284 gene encoding uncharacterized protein isoform X3; its protein translation is MIAYVKENEVYIVDSMDNEWILLEFFKDEPWTFFLVNHKLKQTDAASCGVFTLKFIQCWAMGCRPKPLDVVIAKHFIAWEIALGKLANPINYAAFVKENKQAKEADGKEGLQEAGSNDVEQVEARQAESTGLCSSIPQGPSNKDSNKKLLILNLNGVLMVSSLSRRTRNRDFNFRPHCFEFLQVCFSYFVVAVWSSKLRHNIEPVLESISTQMKQSFEHKLIFVWILKELLYST
- the LOC140038284 gene encoding uncharacterized protein isoform X5, with translation MIAYVKENEVYIVDSMDNEWILLEFFKDEPWTFFLVNHKLKQTDAASCGVFTLKFIQCWAMGCRPKPLDVVIAKHFIAWEIALGKLANPINYAAFVKENKQAKEADGKEGLQEAGSNDVEQVEARQAESTGLCSSIPQGPSNKDSNKKLLILNLNGVLMVSSLSRRTRNRDFNFRPHCFEFLQVCFSYFVVAVWSSKLRS